The proteins below come from a single Miscanthus floridulus cultivar M001 chromosome 1, ASM1932011v1, whole genome shotgun sequence genomic window:
- the LOC136481015 gene encoding uncharacterized protein, whose amino-acid sequence MASVAFGSTVAAAVAPTSGRTRPARRSVPPAATRGGPAPAKEEKGFGETILGFIFKKDQLLETDPLLNKVGGAPAAASSRAKPPPQGAATTAGKKAAGGDDGGSSGGFNLGGLGGFFAKKSS is encoded by the coding sequence ATGGCGTCGGTGGCGTTCGGCAGCACCGTGGCGGCGGCCGTGGCGCCGACCTCGGGGAGGACGCGGCCGGCGCGGCGGTCCGTGCCGCCCGCCGCCACCAGGGGCGGCCCGGCGCCGGCCAAGGAGGAGAAGGGGTTCGGCGAGACCATCTTGGGCTTCATCTTCAAGAAGGACCAGCTGCTGGAGACGGACCCGCTCCTCAACAAGGTCGGCGGCGCgccggccgccgcctcctcccgcgCCAAGCCGCCGCCGCAGGGCGCCGCTACCACCGCAGGCAAGAAGGCTgccggcggcgacgacggcggcagcagcggcgggtTCAACCTCGGCGGCCTCGGCGGGTTCTTCGCCAAGAAAAGCAGCTGA